In Eremothecium gossypii ATCC 10895 chromosome III, complete sequence, the genomic window TGGAGATAGTATGCAATTGGAAACTCATGCACCTGCTCCTCGTTGATCTTGAAATACGCGACGTATTTGCCCGTGGGTGACCACCATAGCGCGACACCGCTGCTGAGGACCTCCTCCTCATAGACCCAGTCGCTCCGACCGTTGAATATAGTGGCGCTGCCGTCAGACGTCACCCGCGACACTTTCCCATCTGCAACCGAATGCAAGTACAAGTCGTTGTCCTTCACGTACGCGATGCGCTGCGAGTCCGGCGACCACTCGGCCACCGCAAGTTTCTGGCCCACGGGATGGAAGTCCCGTTTCTCGATTGAGTACACAAAGTACGTCGCAAAGGTCGAGTGCCTCCAGTTCTTCGTGCTATTTGTGCGCACAAGCCCGTACGAGAGATCCGGCGCGGCGACGAACCCCTCCACCACATAGCCCACGCCCTCGTGCTCGAACGTATTCCCCCGGAAGAGCTCGCGCGTGTAGTTCTCATCGAACACAGACTTGAGCGAATACACGTCGTCCTCCTTCTTCACAAAAAGGCCCTTGTCGTCGTGTACAGACGACAAGCCGTGCGTCCACTGTAGCTGCTGGAACCGCGGCTTGAACTTCTGACCGCGGACAGCCTCAAAGTCCACCTTCAACTTGCCGCTGCGCGTGGCCCGGGAGCTCGTGGTCGGCTGTGCGCGACTGGACTCCTCAAGCACGGGTATGGAGTTAAGTAGAAGAAAGGTGCCCCACACAAGCGCAACCACCACTAGTCCAATCCGCGTGAAATTCAGCGCCAACTGCCGGTTCTGCCTTTTGCACTCGTCCTCTAGCTCGTCGTAGTCCTCCTCTGGCAGTTTTAAAGTCGACGACATGCTGTGGTCGCTGTACCTATACTGCTGTGCTGCCATTGTCAGCCTGTTGTGCTGTAGCGAACGGATTGCAGGTTCTTGATACCGTCGGCTGCTTTCACAGAAGCGGCATTTAAAACAGCCCGCCGGCCCGTCGACAAAAGCTGGGCTTGGGACCATCTATCGGAGTGTCACTGCCGCGCCGCGACTACCGCGCCGTTCCTTCGGGCTTCTGTCGTGCTTTCCGCGACGCACGGAGCCCCCGTGAcccgccgcgccagccAGCCACGACCAATGACATCCGACATGGAACACGCATCGGCCACCTTCGTGCGGCAGCCGCGCACGCACGCGCTCGGGCGACGCGCCAGAGATACAGATAGCGACGCTGCGTCTGACCGCCTCCGCTGCGATTCCGGGCAAGCCTATGCACCCACACACCTCGTGCCACCCGGTCTCTGGCCGCCCTTCCCATGCCTGTCCGTCCGCGCGCCTGCCGGGCCActggcgggcgcgcgggaAGGCCCCGGGGAGCCGCCAATGCCCCTCTCCGGTGCATCGGTTGCCCTTCGCTGGGACGAGCtggcagctggcggtcttTGTTACGTCACATTGTACGAAATCCGGATATCTAACGACCCCTGTATGAAGACTATGCTTCCCGGAGCTTCACCCTAGGCAGATCTCGAGGCAGTATCGAGAGTGCAAGGGTATCTGGGACTTGGCAAGTGGCACAGGATGTCTGAGATTAAGCTTGGAGACCAATGGTTCATCATCGTGTCTGACCCGCAGAAGCAACGAGGGGACAAGAGCTCTTCTGGGTCGTACGTAACATACCAAATATCGTCGAAGCCTGCGACGGAGGGCGATAAGCGCAGCGGCGAGGACGACATAACGGTAGTGCACCGGCGCTACAGCGACTTTGTGCTTCTGTACCAGATTCTGGCAAATGACTACCCTGCATGTATCGTGCCACCGCTACCGGACAAAAAAGTGCTCAACTACCTGGACCGGTTCAGCCAGTCGTTCACGCAGAAGCGGTGCCACAGCCTGCAGAACTTCCTGCagcggctggcgcagcacCCTGTGCTGTCGCAGTCGAAGATCCTGCATACGTTTCTGGTCAGCTCCGACTGGGATGCGTACCAAAAGAGCCTTGCGGAGACGGTCGGCAACCTGAGCAACAAGGAGGAGCTGACGGAGACGATCATGAACGCATTCAAGTCCGTGCACAGCCAGAGCGACGAGTTTGTGGAGATCAAGGAGAAGAGCGGCAAGCTGGACCACAACGTGTCGAAGATCGACAAGCTGTTCCACCGGGTGGTGAAGAAACAGGAGGCCATCGCTGAGGACTACGGCAAGCTGGGGCTGAGTCTGCGCGAGCTACAGGAGCTGGTCACGACCGGCGACGACAGGAACAGCGAGGTGGGGAATCTGGGGACGAAAATCAAGACGTTCAACGAGGGGATGGCGCAGCTGTCATACAGCCTGCGCGACCTGAGTCGCTACATCGACTACGAATACATCATCGACTTGCGAGACATGGAGGACTACATCGACTCGATGAAACAGCTGATCAAGCTGAAGGACCAGAAACAGATCGACTACGAAGAGCTCAGCGACTACCTCACGCGATCGATCAACGAGAAGAACAACCTTATTTCGGGGTATGGGTCCGGAAGCAACTTCTTTAAGAGCAAGCTCGAGGAGTTCACGGGGATCAACCAGGAGGCCGCTAGGAGGGAAAAGATTTCCAAGCTGGAGTCGAAGGTCCAGGCGCTGACGACAGAGGTTGAGAACGCCAAGAAGGTGGCCGACGCCTTCGAAAAGGAGGCGCTCAAGGAGGTGGAGATCTTCGAGCAAATAAAAACACGCGAGCTGAAGCGCTCCCTCACCACGTTGGCCGACCACCACATCGAGTTCTACCAGAAGATGGTCAATACATGGTCCAAGATAGAAGAGAGCCTGTAGCTGGTTCCGTGCATGTACCGCTGCTATGGACTATTTGAGCTTGCATATACGTCTTTTCTATCCTCATTACATTAATCATTAGCTAGGTTTCAATTTCTTATGTTGATGTAGGTGGAACGCACGCCGCTGCGTTTCCAGCTCTTCGATGATGTTGTCGTGGTCGCCGTCTATCAGCGCCCAGTCCACGTCAGCGTGGACGTCCGCATCGGCGTGGAAGCGGGAAACCAGGTCTGCGCCGAAGACGCCCACGAACTCGGCTTCGCTCAGATACTGCGACCACTGAAGCGGCGGGAACGTCTCCCTGTCCAGCTTGCGCGCGGCCTTGGCGCGCGGCTTGGGCGCTCTTTCGTTCTCCCGCACGTAGAAGTAGCGCAACAGCATGATGGCCTCCCGCCGCAGAACGCCAGGAATGGCAAGGTGCCGGTTCTGCGGCGCGGTGCTGGTGTCGCGCTGCACCGCCAGGATCGAGCCATTCCCCCCGAAACGCTCGTTTCCGCAGCCGAATATCACGCGCCCGATGCCCAGCTGCTTCAGCGCCGAGGCGCACATCACGCAGGGCTCGACGGTCACGTACACCGTCACCTCCTTGAAAATCGATGCGTCCTGCTCGCCAAAGAGCTCTTGCACCTGCGCAATCGCACCAAATTCGGCGTGTGCGATGCCAGTCAGCGACCGATTGGTGTCGTTCATACCATAAGCGATGATCTGATCGCTGGGCGTGTGCACGAAGACACATGCAACGGGCGTTTCGCCGTGGTCCAGTGCATAACGGGCCAGCCTGATGGCCGTGCGCATATGTTGTGTCATCGAGCCCATGGACCTCGCAATTATTCGACGGTGAGATTTGGTCACTAGAATCGCTTTTCCAGTGCGAAATAAAATAATTGTACTGATCTGGTCTATAAAAAATCCATCTATATACACAACACAGCACTCATGGCAGCCCCAGGGCCTTTGCGATCTCGTCAACAATCGGCCGAATGATCTCCTTCTTGTTGGGGACCATATGGCCTCCAGGGTGCTCAAAACCCTTTACCTGGTCCTCGCCATAGGCCTTCACGTAGATGTCCTGCAAGTATTTCGATCTAGCCGCCGGCACCGCGGCGTCCGCAGCACCGTACAGGAAAAGCACCTGCGTGGGCTGGCCGGGCGGCGGTGCGAAGGCCTGCTGGTGGCGGGCCGCGATGCgcagcgcctgcggcgccaCGGGATCGGGCTCGGTGAAGGAGTAGCCCGACACAAAGAGCCCGACCTTCAGCGGCGGGTGCCCGGGCACCAGGTCGCACAGCCGGTTGGTGAGGATCGCtgccagcgccgcgccctgCGAGAAGCCGACCACACCGTCGTACGGCCCGTGGGCGCGGATGTGCGCGGCGACCGTCTCCAGCGCGTCCGCGACGTTCAGGTCTGCCGACACGTCCGTGTGGTGGAACCACGCCCGGTTCATGCCGGCGTCCACCGTGGCGCTCCACCGCTCGGCCTCGACCGAGAACGGCAGGTCCGCGGGCTGCAGCTCGACCGGCCCATCTATGTAGTCACACTGCACTCCGGCCTTCTTGAGTAGCTTACGAAGTCCGGACGACTTCTCGCTGAAGACGCGCCCGTTCTGCAGAAACCCATGCAAGAAGAGCAACCGAGCCATCCTTTCTGTCGTGGTGCTTGGGAAACTTAATCTACGCGGAACTTCGCCGTCGCTCAAGTACGGCAGCGTGTGCGCACCACGAGATGCCACATTCTCCTGCCGAAAacgcggcggctgcgcagcgcgcagcCCTGCCGCCCGCCGAAGCGCGCCGTTACATGCTACTCAGTTGCCCAACGCAAGACTCTTGCTAGCCGTACTACTGCGTGCCAGCGCGCGAGTGCACGGCACTGCCAACCGGAGGTGCCAATGACCGGCCCGGCGCcagccccgccgccgccacaAGCTAGGGGCGGCGGCAGTGCATGCGACTAGTAACTGCACGATCGAGCTAAGCGCTCGTGAGCGTGGGAACAGTGCTTGATGACAAAAAAATTTAATGACCATACAGAAGCACTGCCTCGGCTTGGCATTACGACGCCGTGGAAGACCCCAAGTCACTCGCTGTCAAGTACCGTCGGTGAGGTACCCTAGGATCATGGACCGTCTGACATCTACAAACCTGGCTTCCAAGGTTGGTGTTCCGATGGCGGTAGACGCAGAAAACCAGCTCGTGGCCCAAAGGCTAGTGGGCGGAGGCACGCCAGAAAGCGGAGACATATACAAGGTAAGCAAGCCGGCACATGCAACGACGCGCATAGGGGCTATTGGGATGTCGGAGAGCATGCGCGGTGGCGGAGGCGACAGCAAGCGGAAAACGCTTCGATACGTGCTGGAAAAACAGGGAAACGGGCCGTCGTTCGAGGCACAACTGTTGCTAGAGCGGATACCTGACAGTTTGCCGCCGTGCGAAGAGTTCCAGCAGCGACTGCGAGAGTGCCAGGACGGCACGCTCCTGCTGAATTTGGCTACGACGTTCTACCAGCCCCTAGAGGATGTGGCGACGGTGAAGGCGCTGTTCCGCTTCCGGGACTACTTCTTCCACCACCAGGGCTGGTACAGCCTGACGTTCAACCAGTTCGTGCGCGTATACCCGGTGATATCGTGCCTGATGGTGAAGTCCAAGGGCCAGCGGGAGAAGGTCAAGTGCCCGAAGGCCTTTGTGTCCGAGTCGCGCTGCAGAATGGACACTTCCCATCGCTCGCGCAGCCAGCGGACACGCTCCAAGAAGCCGCGGCTGGAGTGCGACTGCAAGGTGAACTACCGGATCGAGATCGACATGACGGAACGCATGGTGACGATGCTGGTGAAGGGCCTGCACACGCATCCTATCGAGAATGTGCTGGCGTTCAAAACGTCATTTTTCCTGGTGAACATCCTGGACGACCTGTGCAAGAAGGGCCATAAAAACGTGAACCAGATACAGGATATAATGAAGCAGCGGCTGGAGCCTTACGACTGGGACAACATCGGCTTCACACAGATGCTGGCCACACGCTCGCACTTCACGAATCGCATAGCCAAGTTCCACCCACCCAACGGCCTGGCCCGGGGCTTCGAACCTGGCACAATTGTCATAACCCACTTCGAGGCCGATAAGCCCTCCGACGAGCGCACAGAACACGACCTCCCGGAGCTGGTGTTGCAGCATGGAGACGGCAtgcttcagcagcagctcggCCGTGCAGACCCCATGGTGGACACACAGCTCGAAAACGAAGCGCCCGAGGAGATGGAGCAGCTCCAGGATGCCATTATTTTCAGCCTCACCAAGATCGGCGAGGCTGCCAGGAACCATAAACGCAATGGCGATCTGCAGTGGATAAGGAAAGCAGCCAAAAAGTTAACCAGTATTGCCAAGGAGCTCGATCTAGACTCATCATCTGACCTGCTTAAAGAGTAGCACCAAATTTCCGAACTTCTCTTACGTTAACGACAATAATGAACTTCTTTACCTTGCTTGCAGTTTCTGCTGAAAACGCATACAATGCACTGTACTATAGCTCTTGAAGATATACCAGTCATGGGTATCGATCGGTATACATGCCTACTGGCGGAATGCCGTTGAGAGGTACCGTAATCTCAGTATCATATATCATGAGAGACGGTTGCACCTGGATCCATTTTCGGTTGTCCACCTCAATGGCGTGAACCACTAACCACTACTACTTGACCGCAAGCAGCAGCATTCATAACGTCGGACAGCGCTTATAGGTTTGTCCAGACATAATATTGCTATATAGGAGAGTACAATGTCAGGTATGTTATCCAGCCGACTTTTCGGTCGCCTTAGGTGGCGAAGGCGTTGCAATCAATAGATCTTACTAACTATGGACTGCACAGGAAATGCTCAGAAGCCCGATGCGTCCGAGATGCTAGCAGACTTGGATTTGAACAAGAAGACGAAGGAAACTACGCTCGAGGCGGGTTCCGCCGAGAGTGCGCCATCGGCGCCTGCGGAAAATCAGGCAAAGTCCGATTCGAACCTCATCAACTCAGAATACGAGGTCAAGGTGCGCTTGGCAGACATCCAGGCGGACCCAAACTCACCGCTATACAGTGTGAAGTCCTTTGAGGAGCTTGGGCTTGCACCGGAGTTGCTGAAGGGTCTTTACGCAATGAAGTTCCAGAAGCCGTCTAAAATTCAGGAACGCGCACTACCGCTGCTGTTGCACAACCCCCCCAGAAACATGATCGCGCAGTCCCAATCCGGGACGGGGAAGACCGCTGCCTTTTCGCTCACAATGCTGTCCCGCGTGGACGTTGCGGTTCCTGCCACGCAGGCCATCTGTCTGGCGCCGTCGCGCGAGCTCGCGCGCCAAACGCTGGAGGTGATCCAGGAGATGGGCAAGTTTACCAAGATTGCATCGCAGCTCATAGTCCCCGACTCATACGAGAAGAACAAGGCGATCAACGCCCACATTATCGTCGGCACCCCCGGCACGGTGCTCGACCTCATGCGCAGAAAGATGATCCAGCTGGGCAAGGTCAAGACGTTCGTTCTGGACGAGGCTGACAATATGCTTGACAAGCAGGGCCTGGGAGACCAGTGCATCCGGGTCAAGAAGTTCCTACCGAAGGACACCCAGCTGGTGCTGTTTTCCGCCACGTTCGACGACAGTGTCCGCGAGTACGCGCGCAGGGTGGTGCCCAACGCAAACTCGCTCGAGCTACAGAGAAACGAGGTCAACGTCAGCGCAATCAAGCAGCTCTTCATGGACTGCAACGACGAGCGCCACAAGTTCACCGTGCTCTGCGACCTGTACGGCTTGCTCACAATCGGGTCCTCGATCATTTTCGTCCAGACAAAGCAAACAGCAAACATGCTCTACACGGAGCTCAAGCGCGAGGGGCATCAGGTCTCCATCCTGCACGGCGATCTGCAGAGCGCCGACAGAGACCGCCTCATCGGCGACTTCCGTGAGGGCCGCTCGAAGGTGCTCATCACCACCAACGTCCTTGCGCGCGGCATCGACATCCCAACGGTCTCCATGGTCGTCAACTATGATCTGCCGATGACCGCAAACGGCCAGCCCGATCCATCTACCTATGTTCACCGGATTGGTCGGACCGGCCGCTTCGGCAGAACCGGCGTCGCAATCTCCTTCATCCACGACAAGAAGTCCTACGAGACGCTCGCCGCCATCCAGAGCTACTTCGGCGATATCCAGATCACCAAGGTGCCCACGGACGACATGGACGAGATGGAGAAGATAGTCAAGAAGGTGCTCAAGTAGCCGGCCGCCAGGCTGGGCCCCAGTGTATATAAATTAATTACTGCTGCGCCATCGCCTGAGCAATCGGCGCGCCCCGACGTATCGCACGGCTTGCTTCCCCCTTTTTCCGCACAGATGCCCCTGCCGCTGTATAAAAAGCGCACGCTCCCGCGCCGACAGCACCGGCATCGCCCAGACGCCAGCCATGAACTCCACCAAGGTCGTCAACGTTATTATCGGTATGTCCGGCCGCCTCGCCGCCACCCGCAGCAGCCACTAACTCCGCGCAGCCATTTTCTTGCCGCCAGTCGCCGTCTTCCTCGCGCGCGGCTGGGGGGTCGAGTGCATAGTCGACCTCCTCCTGACTATCTTTTTCTTCTTCCCGGGCATGCTGTACGCGCTCTACATCGTGCTCACCAGCTGAGCCCTGTGTAACGTATCTAATGGGGCCAGGCCCCGCAAAACAGCATTATTATCTACTTACAAAGGCATACATCTATGTATCAGAGCTGTGGCGCCATCATGTCCATCAGCGACGACTGCACGAACGCCACGCCCACGCCGAACAGCGCGAGGTTCACCACCACCGGGTACGCCGGCGAGTCGCGGAACTGCTGGAACATCGACTGCTTCTTGGGCGCGCTTGCGCCTGCGCCTGGGATACCGTAGGCGCCGTTCATCTTTGCTGTGTGGTGGCGGGAGCGtgcgcccgcggcgcgggcgcaAATTTTATCTGCCGCTGTTCGTACACAGCGACCCTCCTGCTAGTCCCTGTCGCTCGTCACGATACATACCCCGGTCACGACCAGCGCTGCCGTCTCGTCCTTCGTCAACCGCCGCCTGAGCCAGCGCGGATTGCAGAGCGCGCGGGTTCGGGGGCGCAACACCAGCGACCGTGCCAGCCGCAGCACATATAGGCAGAAGTCGTACGCGTACACCGCCACCAGCGGTCCCAGCAACAGCCACGCGAGCACCTTGCACACCTGCCGCGCaacggcggcagcggccaGCACAGCCCAGTAGCAATCTGTAAGCGCGTGTAGTGAGACGTCCATGGCGGTGGTGCGAGCGGGCGGTAGGTGGCGATGCACGCTGCTGTTTTAAACCCCTGCGGCGCGTCGAGTGCCGAGGGTTTCCGTGCTTGTGTGGTGCTACGCGCCCCTTTTGCCTGCCGGGGCGCTCTGCGCCAATCACCAGCAACGTAGCCCCTCGCGACGAAACACCACAGCGGGCTgcagcgcccgcggcgcTCAGGAACAACGTTATCAGCCGCGCACAACAGCTACGGCCACGGAGTTTATGTATACAGTGCTAGATGCCCGGCACACGGCTATTGCATGCCTACTACGGATAACTCTAGGGTCCAGACCCTGCGTATGTGCAAATTGACGGGAATAGTGAGAACGCAGAGAGGGCTGTTGCGCGAGAGCACGAGCGTGCCTGACTCGCTGTCGTAGTGGCCGTTCAGCTGGACGTCGACGGTGATAGTCTCGAGGCCCCACCAGCACTTGCGCGCGGGCTTCTTCCAAAACAACAAGAGCTTCGTGTTTATCTCCGGGCGCGGCACGAGGTCGTAGAGCGAGGGctcgcgcggcgcgcgcgaggacgagcgggtgcgcgaggacgagcgcgagcgcaCGTTGTCCGTGAAGGTGGAGAGGCGCGACTTGCGCTTCTGGTCACGTGACGGGGGAGCGGACGCGGCGTCCGGGGTCACGTGGTCCTCGTCGtagcggcggcgcgcggcggccaCCTGGTCGCGGAACTCCTGCACGGTCTCGTTCATGAGGCGGCAGAGCGAGAGCGAGCTGATGACGGTCTTGCCGGGCTCCTGGGAGCGGTTGCCCCAGTCGGAGTGCTCGCGGAAGCCGCTGGCACACAACATGTCCATGAGATGCTGCTCGGCGGGGCCGAGCTGGTCGGGCTGGTGCTGCGCGTCCGGGCGGCGCACGCGGTTCGAGGAGTAGAGCCCCTTGAAAACCGAGCGTTGCTGACACAAGTGGCTGCCTGCAGCATTCTTTACTTGCGCCATCAATTGTTCCAGGAGGATATCCTGGCCCTCGCGGGAGCCGTCCTCCAGGGCCAGCGAGACCGAGGGCACGCAGTAGTAGTCCAGGTCCTCGCGCAAGACGATGATGGCGGGCTTTTCGTGCAAGATCTGGGACTCCGACATCGGCTGGCTCTGCGAGGGGGTGAGCCCGAGGAAGCCCTTGGGGCCTgcgtgcggcgcgcgccgcccgaACTCGCCCACGGGGAAGTTCTCGAGGTCCCGCTGTGCCGTCGTGTACGTCTCCATGATGGACTCAAAGCACTTGGGCGGGAAGTTCGCGATGTACACCTCGTCCTCGGGCGTCAAGTTCGTGATGACCTGCCCTTCCCGGTTCATGAAGACGCCGCTCGGGAAAAAACAGAGCAACAATGACTCGGGGAGCGACATCAACTGCTCCCGCGTGATGTAGTAGTGCCGGCCCTGGATGTTCAAGTGTATGAGCGTGTTCTCGTCGTAGTAGTCAGGTTCGATTTGCTCTGTCATCAGCTGCGAGCCCcccagctgctgctcagGGGACACCTGCGTGATGATGCTCTGTGGCTGGCTCATAGTCCTATGCAGTCGCTGCACACAATTCTGCAAACCCACTCCGCTGCCCCGGTTCGTGCTCTGTTCGAGCTTTTGTGTTGCGGACTCAGTTATACGCTACTAAAAGGCATCGTTAAGTGGCACCTCCAAAATTTTCAGCGTGGTTTCTTTTCACCAGGTCATCCGCTACGCCAAGCGGGACGACCGCGACGGTATCCCCAGTCACTGGAGACAGGTACCCGGCGCGCGAAGCTGACCCCAGCTACCTGCACGGCCGGCGCCAAGGCACCTAGTGTGCCCTGCATGCTTGTCCTCGGCGGGGCTCAGCCCTAGTTGTCACCGTATTATCACTATAAACGAACGTAATATCATATATAAAGCCGTGGGCGCACCGTTCACGACCGCCCGGGTCTGCGGCCAGCATGCGCGAGCTTAGGGCTTGAAGGCTCAGGCCAACAGCTCGTGTAGCACGTTTCCTAATGATGACTTACGTTGTTTCAaccttatctacattatcTGAAAACATAATTGAAGAAGACAACGCTGCTGATTGGAAACGAACTTGCGAAGCTGCATTAACGTATATGTCTACCTATAGCTCGTCGTCACTGTTGATCAGGTAATCGTCCTGGTCCGGGTCGCGCTTTTTGTTCTGGGCGTGGTTCCGGCCGCCGGCTGTGACCTTAGTGGGGGCGGAGACTGGCTCCGGGGGGAGCGGCTGCCAGCGCTTGCGCTCCACGTTTGGACCGTCGGGGCGGGCCGGGAGCGGGCCTGTAGAGGTGCGGCGGGGGGGCAGCCGGGGCGCAGGCTCGTCGTCGTGCTCGTCGTGCAACGAAACGCCGCGGAGCTGTTGCTCCGTGGGGTACGTCTCGTCGTCGCGGGCGCCGAAGGAGTTGAAGCGTTGTTGGCGCGCGCGGGGGGGCCCCGCACTGGCACGGGCGTCCGGGCcgtccagctcctcgtTGAAGTTCTTTTTGATGCCGTCCCACCACTTGCCGACCTTCTTCGACGTTTCCTGCAGCCCGCGGTTGAGAACGTCGATGAagtcctcgtcgtcctcaCTGCCGTAGCCGCCGTATTCGGAGCGCAGCCGTTGCTGTTTCCGCTGGAACTCCTCTTCGCGCTCTCTGATGCGTCTTTCACGGGCCGCGCGCTCCGCACGCAAGTCCTTTTTGTTGAACTGCTCGTCCAGCTGCCGGGCTAGCATCTCGTCCTGCTGCAACTGGCTGATTGGCACTGTCGCTTGCGCGGCTGGCGCCGCCTGCGTGGGCAGCGCGGCTTCCTCTTCAAAAGTAGGGTCAGACAAGAAAAGCAGCGCACTAAACGCTGGGTCTAGTATACCTTGCGATGCGATGATCACAGCCTTGACAATCTTCTCCTCCACGTTTGGGAACGCTGCCTTGAGCTCGCTGAGAATTGAGTTTTCCTTTGGAAGGGTCTGCTCTCTCTCCGCCGAAGGCTGGCTTTGGAGCTTCTGCCCCGTTCTAGCTTCGCTGTTCGCTGCTGGGTCTTCTGATGCTTTAGCATCACCGTCGCTTCCGGTGGTGGCACCTTGGTCTTCCGATGGCAAAACAGGCTTCGCTGGCGCTTCCTTGGGTCCATCTTCTATCTTGGTACTTGCCGAGCTGGCGCTTTGAAGTTCTCGCCCGCTATTTTTCGCTCCATCAGCATCAGTAGCCTTGCTGAGGGTAGTGTCAGGCACATTCTCGACCACAACCATCCTTGATATGCGTATTGCTCCTGGTTCCGTGGCTCGGTCAAAGTATGTGACTTACACTTGTCCGAGTCTTTCTCAGAGACAACGTGCAGCCTTCCCCAGTTGAGATTACATAATAAAGCATAGGCCGGGTAACAAAATATTTTGGTATATAAGCTCGAGCGAAACCCCCGGTTGTTGTGGATACTTGTGATTCTTGCCTATTAACCCCAGGAATCTAATGTTAAACCTCCGTCACTAATGGAGCTTCATGTCGCCTTTCTCTGGCCCTGGGAGTGTGGACAACGGAGGAATAGCGTTTTCCTGGGACTGGGATGCTTGTGTGCCCTGTTACAGCccgcgcggctgcggctTGGGGCTCATCCCGGGCAGGTACATCTCGTACGACAGCGTAGCGGTCGCCATCACAGTCACGGTATCTACATAGTGTTCTTCATGGAGCGCAGCTTGGCCATCACATCGGCTCTGGCCCACGTCCGGTGCAGGTCGCCGACGCGTCTTCGGATCGTGGGGTCGTCGAGGCGCATGAAGGGGTTATACTCCGTTTCGTCCTGTAGCGTAAATTGCCCCGTAGTAACCGCATTCGCGTTTGCGAAGCTCTCCAAGCGATCAAAAGCGGGGTTATCCCCCTCCGACATGTAGATAGCCGAGCGGATAAAGTGCACATTGCCCTTGGTGTACTCGTGGCCGGGGTAGACTTTGGTAGCAGCATGGTCCTGCACATGCTCTAGTAGACGGCTGTTGAGTGCAGCGTCCATCTCCTCAGCAGTGCCCTCGAAGAACCGGCCACATCCCGCCGTGAACAACGTGTCGCCGGTGAAGAGGGCTTGCTGCCCGGTTTTTGTGTCCCGCATAAAGTAGCATATCGAATCCTGTGTATGGCAGGGCGTGCGGATACAGAGCACCTCGACGGAGTCGCCGAGCGTGTACTTTTGCAGGTGCTCTGGGATATCGGTGCTTACCGG contains:
- a CDS encoding ACR081Cp (Syntenic homolog of Saccharomyces cerevisiae YOR044W (IRC23)); this translates as MDVSLHALTDCYWAVLAAAAVARQVCKVLAWLLLGPLVAVYAYDFCLYVLRLARSLVLRPRTRALCNPRWLRRRLTKDETAALVVTGVCIVTSDRD
- the GLO4 gene encoding hydroxyacylglutathione hydrolase GLO4 (Syntenic homolog of Saccharomyces cerevisiae YOR040W (GLO4) and YDR272W (GLO2)); the protein is MCPACCKAHRSSSFMYRQLRKMHVKAIKMRWLTGGVNYSYLVSTQDKKASWLIDPAEALEVLPALSHDEKQSIRAIVNTHHHYDHAGGNLAIRAALKREGVAVPVIAGSTTSPVSTDIPEHLQKYTLGDSVEVLCIRTPCHTQDSICYFMRDTKTGQQALFTGDTLFTAGCGRFFEGTAEEMDAALNSRLLEHVQDHAATKVYPGHEYTKGNVHFIRSAIYMSEGDNPAFDRLESFANANAVTTGQFTLQDETEYNPFMRLDDPTIRRRVGDLHRTWARADVMAKLRSMKNTM
- the CUE5 gene encoding ubiquitin-binding protein CUE5 (Syntenic homolog of Saccharomyces cerevisiae YOR042W (CUE5) and YDR273W (DON1)) produces the protein MVVVENVPDTTLSKATDADGAKNSGRELQSASSASTKIEDGPKEAPAKPVLPSEDQGATTGSDGDAKASEDPAANSEARTGQKLQSQPSAEREQTLPKENSILSELKAAFPNVEEKIVKAVIIASQGILDPAFSALLFLSDPTFEEEAALPTQAAPAAQATVPISQLQQDEMLARQLDEQFNKKDLRAERAARERRIREREEEFQRKQQRLRSEYGGYGSEDDEDFIDVLNRGLQETSKKVGKWWDGIKKNFNEELDGPDARASAGPPRARQQRFNSFGARDDETYPTEQQLRGVSLHDEHDDEPAPRLPPRRTSTGPLPARPDGPNVERKRWQPLPPEPVSAPTKVTAGGRNHAQNKKRDPDQDDYLINSDDEL
- the WHI2 gene encoding Whi2p (Syntenic homolog of Saccharomyces cerevisiae YOR043W (WHI2)), translated to MSQPQSIITQVSPEQQLGGSQLMTEQIEPDYYDENTLIHLNIQGRHYYITREQLMSLPESLLLCFFPSGVFMNREGQVITNLTPEDEVYIANFPPKCFESIMETYTTAQRDLENFPVGEFGRRAPHAGPKGFLGLTPSQSQPMSESQILHEKPAIIVLREDLDYYCVPSVSLALEDGSREGQDILLEQLMAQVKNAAGSHLCQQRSVFKGLYSSNRVRRPDAQHQPDQLGPAEQHLMDMLCASGFREHSDWGNRSQEPGKTVISSLSLCRLMNETVQEFRDQVAAARRRYDEDHVTPDAASAPPSRDQKRKSRLSTFTDNVRSRSSSRTRSSSRAPREPSLYDLVPRPEINTKLLLFWKKPARKCWWGLETITVDVQLNGHYDSESGTLVLSRNSPLCVLTIPVNLHIRRVWTLELSVVGMQ